GCACCGGGCGATGCTTGCAGAAAACGGGCGTACAGTTGTCTTTTAGCACCAGTTTGACCGACGTGTCAGCTATCAGTCCTAGTGACGGATTAAACACTTCCGAAAACTTTTTGATGAGTGCGATTGATCTATCAACTGTGTTTGATCTCTCAAAGTTGATATTACACACGCTAGACCAATTCAACTTCAAAGCCTCTAGCCAGTTGCGGCCCAACAACAAAGTGtcacaatttttttctgttcgaACTACAATTAACGGCGAGGTCGCGGTTTGCCCATCGTGCTCTACACGCACCGTCAACTTTCCGGCAATTTTTAGTGCCAAGCCCCCATAAGTTTTTAACCGTAAAGTACATCTCTCTAGCGGTACCTCCGGCCAGTACCGTCTGTACATTTGTTCCGGCACAATAGACACAGATGCCCCGGTATCAACCTGCATAGTGACATTTCTGCCTGCTATCTTAACTGTCACAACGTAGCCACCGTAACTACTCCGACATGAAAAAATATGACTAAGCAAGGCATAGTTCTCACCACTTTTATCGTCCCAGTCACCGGAGTCTTCTAAGCCAGTGCTCTCTTCAAGAGAGTGCACCGAACGTGGCGTTGTTCTGCAGACCCTTGCCAGGTGTCCCATCTTTTTGCAGGCACGACATCGAAATTTGCGAAAGGGGCAGGTGGCGGCGTCATGCGTCGCTCCGCACCGGGAACAGTCCGTTGTCTCGGCATGCCGCTCCGTGTTTTTGCTCGCGACCTTTCTTGTCCCAGTGGTCCGCTGTGGGTGTTGCTGTACCAGGTTCACGTCGCCGAGTTCTTTTGGGTGAATTTTTCTTGTTTCCGTGCGAGCAAGTTCCCCACTTTTCGCCAAGTCGTAGGCAGTTTGAAACGTCAGGGTACTCTTCTTAAGCAGCTCTGCTTGTGCCGTTTCATCTCTCAGTCCGGCCACGAATCGATCCCGTAAGGCGTCATCCAAGAATTGCCCGAACTCACAGGATCCAGCCAGCCTTTTTAGTTCCaatgcaaacgcggccactggctCATTTTCCAGCTGCGACCGACGGTTGAACCGGAATCTTTCCGCTATCACCAAAGGCTTCGCAGAATAGTAGCCTTTCAGTGTCTGGAGCAGTTCGGCATACGTTTTCTCTTCCGGCTTGGTCGGGGCCAATAAATTTTTCAGCGTGCGGTAGGCCTGTTTTCCAATGGCGGTGACAAATACTGATACCTTCAAGTCTTCACTGACCTGGGTAGCTCGGACGTAATGTTCAAAGCGTTCCGCATAAGAGTCGAAGTCTTCGTCTCCCTCCTTCGTGAACGGCTCAAACCGCCCAAAGGAAGCCATGTCGTGGTAATCCGCCCAGCCGCTTCCGCTCCTAGAATACCAACGCCCGAGaacatcccatcttcgtcgccactgtagtaGCTTTAGTACACGGGAGCCTACTTGGCAGGACACATGTTTATTGCAACTTGCAATACAACGGAATGAATGCAA
The nucleotide sequence above comes from Rhipicephalus sanguineus isolate Rsan-2018 chromosome 8, BIME_Rsan_1.4, whole genome shotgun sequence. Encoded proteins:
- the LOC119402219 gene encoding uncharacterized protein LOC119402219, which codes for MASFGRFEPFTKEGDEDFDSYAERFEHYVRATQVSEDLKVSVFVTAIGKQAYRTLKNLLAPTKPEEKTYAELLQTLKGYYSAKPLVIAERFRFNRRSQLENEPVAAFALELKRLAGSCEFGQFLDDALRDRFVAGLRDETAQAELLKKSTLTFQTAYDLAKSGELARTETRKIHPKELGDVNLVQQHPQRTTGTRKVASKNTERHAETTDCSRCGATHDAATCPFRKFRCRACKKMGHLARVCRTTPRSVHSLEESTGLEDSGDWDDKSGL